From a region of the Chrysemys picta bellii isolate R12L10 chromosome 7, ASM1138683v2, whole genome shotgun sequence genome:
- the LOC135972616 gene encoding mediator of RNA polymerase II transcription subunit 15-like: MESSQDRKRAPAWTEREVRDLLAIWGDEAVIAELRSSKRNGKVLEKISKAMKDRGHNRDTQQCRVKIKELRQAYHKAREANGRSGAEPQTCRYYAELHAILGGAATTTPTVCYDSLTGETHREDGLGNEEDDDGGTVGSSQQQGSGETGFPNSQDMFVTLDLEPVTPELTQDPQGTQETSAANVSPSQRLVNIRKRKRRTRDEMFTELQMSAQADRAQQNAWRQSMSEMRKAQYEREERWRAESREEQSKWRAEDDRWRQLADRRQEAMLRLLEHQTDMLERMVELQERQQEQRPPLQPLCNQQPSSPSSIASSPRRPRTRWGGLRPPSHSTPDDRPSIRRLAFNKT, encoded by the exons atggagtcctcccaggatcgcaaaagagctccagcatggaccgaacgggaggtacgagatctgctcgccatatggggagatgaagcagtgatagctgaactccgtagcagtaaaagaaatggaaaagtattagaaaagatctccaaggccatgaaggaccgaggccataacagggacacacagcagtgccgcgtgaaaattaaggagctacggcaagcttaccacaaagccagagaagcaaacggaaggtccggggcagagccgcaaacttgccgctactacgcggagctgcatgcgatcctagggggtgcagccaccactaccccaaccgtgtgctatgactctctcactggagaaacacacagggaagacggtttggggaacgaggaagatgacgatggaggtactgtaggtagctcacagcagcaaggaagcggagaaaccggtttccccaacagccaggatatgtttgtgaccctggacctggaaccagtaacccccgaactcacccaagaccctcagggcacacaggagacctctg ctgcaaatgtttctccttcgcagaggctcgtgaacattagaaagagaaaacgtaggacgagggacgagatgttcacggagctgcagatgtccgcccaggctgatagagcacagcagaatgcgtggaggcagtcaatgtcggagatgagaaaagcccaatatgaacgagaggagaggtggcgggctgaatcgcgggaagaacagagcaagtggcgggctgaagacgataggtggcgtcagcttgcagacagacggcaagaggcaatgctccgtctgctggagcatcaaactgatatgctcgagcgtatggttgagttgcaggaaaggcagcaggagcagagaccgccgctacagcccctgtgtaaccaacagccctcctccccaagttccatagcctcctcacccagacgcccaagaacacggtgggggggcctccgtccacccagtcactccaccccagatgatcgcccaagcatcagaaggctggccttcaataagacttaa